One part of the Mariniflexile litorale genome encodes these proteins:
- a CDS encoding TonB-dependent receptor — protein MYSKINYFRLKNTVFLILTILLCPLGYSSSKTLIKTGFFNVPVQKTINGKILDEAGIPLPGASILLKGSTSGATTDFDGNFSIQAEIGQTLQISFLGYKTKEIVIDAKVLTIALEMSTASLDEVLIVGYGSQTKSDVTGALAQLKADDFKQGVNISADNLIQGKIAGVRVVASSGEPGAGLDVSIRGVGSIRSGSTPLFVVDGVPLSNESVSASSPNFGLGNSSAKNPLNFLNTSDIASITVLKDASAAAIYGARGSNGVVIITTKQGKTGDASITLDSYMSVASVIKKIDVLSASEFRNAITDSAYDHGGSTDWQEELFRDAITQNLNFSYSKKTESGNYYTSLSYMDQDGIVESSGFKRTTARLNAEESFFDRKRLKVKVNLTASQINETGVPNGADAGSDGQLIIHSLISNPTQPVFDANGNYINFNLNQNYNPMYLLHIYDDHTQTLRVLGNIETTFRIVNGLEYKFNYGIDRSVSERNSTIYPNFTDRTPDGAYVQNNLDSESILMEHYLTSNFSFDKNNFEILGGFSYQKFNFSGTSFSITNIDDMGTGVAPEYDPGYSGEQSGVSGYAQENEIQSYFGRLNYNFDNKYLLTASLRADGSTRFGENNKYGYFPSFALGWNLDKESFFNNTDVISQLKLRGSWGQTGNQEVQNKITQASYSQSASGGYYLYDDYNLVNGIVVNRTANPDLKWEVVTQLNIGADFSLWNNKLYGSLDYYNKTTTDPILNIPSEPLSPTTTVWKNIDGKIVNKGFEFTLGSEIVKTDNITWSLDLNGATLNNEVQDLPVTELYSGSVAGPGLSGVAANIYKSGYEAGSFFMLKHLGFDENGNDMFEDLNEDTVINSDDRQIFEGALPNFTFGINSNLNYKRWNLNLAFIGQTGGLLVNNTNLALNINNIASDRNVLSEYYNAGASSSNTVQLSTLYLEKSDFIRLNNARLGYSFNTESLNINWLKGLNLYVSAQNVFTITNYSGFDPLVNSPRSSGGNQSIGIDYTTYPSSKSYMLGATLKL, from the coding sequence ATGTATAGTAAAATTAATTATTTCAGATTAAAAAACACAGTTTTTTTAATTTTAACCATCCTATTGTGTCCATTAGGATATTCAAGTAGTAAAACATTAATAAAAACAGGCTTTTTTAATGTTCCAGTTCAAAAAACAATTAACGGCAAAATTTTGGATGAGGCAGGAATACCTTTACCAGGAGCTAGTATTTTATTAAAAGGTAGTACGAGTGGTGCTACTACCGATTTTGATGGTAACTTTTCCATTCAAGCAGAAATTGGTCAAACCCTTCAAATCTCTTTTTTAGGATATAAAACTAAAGAAATTGTAATTGATGCCAAAGTACTAACCATTGCTTTAGAAATGTCAACAGCTTCTTTAGATGAAGTTTTAATTGTAGGTTATGGAAGCCAAACAAAATCAGATGTTACCGGAGCTCTTGCTCAGTTAAAAGCAGACGATTTCAAACAAGGCGTTAACATATCGGCAGATAATTTAATTCAAGGTAAAATTGCAGGTGTACGCGTTGTGGCTTCTAGTGGAGAACCTGGTGCAGGATTAGATGTTTCTATACGTGGTGTAGGATCTATCCGAAGCGGAAGTACTCCATTATTTGTTGTAGACGGAGTACCTTTAAGTAACGAGAGTGTAAGTGCTTCTAGTCCAAATTTTGGACTTGGAAATTCAAGCGCAAAAAACCCTTTAAATTTTCTTAACACCAGTGATATAGCATCTATTACTGTATTAAAAGATGCTTCTGCAGCAGCTATTTATGGAGCAAGAGGTTCTAATGGAGTTGTTATTATAACAACTAAGCAAGGAAAAACAGGTGATGCTTCTATTACTTTAGACTCTTATATGAGTGTTGCTTCGGTAATAAAAAAGATTGATGTTTTATCTGCCAGTGAATTTCGAAATGCTATAACAGATAGTGCTTATGACCATGGTGGAAGTACCGATTGGCAAGAGGAACTATTCCGTGATGCTATTACACAAAATTTAAACTTTTCTTATTCAAAAAAAACAGAGAGTGGTAACTACTACACATCATTATCATATATGGATCAAGATGGTATTGTTGAAAGTAGTGGGTTTAAAAGAACTACAGCACGCTTAAATGCTGAAGAATCCTTTTTTGATAGAAAACGTTTAAAAGTAAAGGTGAATTTAACAGCTAGTCAAATTAACGAAACTGGTGTACCTAATGGTGCTGATGCCGGTTCGGATGGACAATTAATTATACACAGTTTAATTTCTAACCCAACACAGCCAGTATTTGATGCCAATGGTAATTATATAAACTTCAATTTAAACCAAAATTATAACCCTATGTACTTGTTACATATTTATGATGACCATACACAAACACTGCGTGTTTTAGGAAATATTGAAACAACTTTTAGAATTGTTAATGGACTAGAGTATAAATTCAATTATGGAATAGATCGCTCTGTTTCTGAAAGAAATTCTACTATCTATCCTAATTTTACAGACAGAACACCAGATGGTGCTTATGTACAAAATAATTTAGATTCAGAAAGTATTTTGATGGAGCATTATTTAACCTCTAATTTTAGTTTTGACAAAAATAATTTTGAAATCTTAGGAGGGTTTTCTTATCAAAAATTTAATTTTTCAGGAACATCTTTTTCTATTACAAATATTGATGATATGGGTACTGGTGTTGCTCCAGAATATGATCCAGGATATTCTGGAGAACAATCTGGTGTTAGTGGTTATGCACAAGAAAACGAAATTCAATCTTATTTTGGTCGATTGAATTATAATTTTGATAATAAATATTTATTAACAGCATCTTTAAGAGCCGATGGTTCCACCCGTTTTGGTGAAAATAACAAATATGGCTATTTCCCTTCTTTTGCTTTAGGATGGAACTTAGATAAAGAATCTTTTTTTAATAATACAGACGTTATCAGCCAATTAAAATTAAGAGGTAGTTGGGGACAAACAGGTAATCAAGAAGTACAAAATAAAATTACCCAAGCAAGTTATTCTCAATCGGCTTCTGGAGGATATTATTTGTATGATGATTATAATTTAGTTAACGGCATTGTGGTAAATAGAACTGCAAATCCAGATTTAAAATGGGAAGTAGTTACACAATTAAATATTGGAGCAGATTTTAGTTTATGGAATAATAAATTATACGGTTCTTTAGATTATTACAATAAAACAACTACCGATCCTATTTTAAATATTCCTTCAGAACCTTTAAGTCCTACGACTACTGTTTGGAAAAATATTGATGGTAAAATAGTAAATAAAGGTTTTGAATTCACCTTAGGTTCTGAAATAGTAAAGACTGATAATATTACATGGTCATTAGATTTAAATGGAGCGACTTTAAATAATGAAGTGCAAGACCTACCTGTAACCGAATTATATTCGGGTAGCGTTGCAGGCCCTGGTTTATCGGGTGTTGCTGCTAATATTTATAAAAGTGGTTACGAAGCTGGTTCTTTCTTTATGTTGAAACACTTAGGTTTTGACGAGAATGGAAATGATATGTTTGAGGATTTGAATGAGGACACCGTTATAAACAGTGATGACCGTCAAATATTTGAAGGTGCACTTCCAAACTTTACTTTTGGCATCAACAGTAACTTAAATTACAAACGTTGGAATTTAAATCTTGCGTTTATTGGTCAAACAGGTGGTTTATTGGTAAACAACACCAATTTAGCCTTAAACATCAATAATATAGCTTCAGATAGAAATGTACTATCCGAATACTATAATGCAGGTGCAAGCTCATCTAATACCGTACAGCTTTCTACTCTTTACCTAGAAAAATCTGATTTTATCCGTTTAAACAATGCACGTTTAGGCTATTCATTTAATACTGAAAGCCTTAACATCAATTGGTTAAAAGGTTTAAATCTTTATGTAAGTGCTCAAAACGTATTTACAATTACAAACTATTCAGGTTTTGATCCTTTAGTAAACAGTCCACGATCAAGCGGTGGTAATCAATCTATAGGTATAGATTACACAACATACCCATCATCTAAATCTTATATGTTAGGTGCAACTTTAAAATTATAA
- a CDS encoding phosphatidylinositol-specific phospholipase C1-like protein, with protein MMYYRFALILFLMFSYGSAQQDTLRINQLQVIGSHNSYKKAINPKLFDYLTEKDSTNRMYALQYQHIPILQQLDMGLRNLELDVYADAEGGRFAHPKGLDLVKDQPSYDLEGKMNIPGFKMFHVMDIDFRSEYDLFSDCLDDLKKWSEAHPNHEPIFITLEPKEDKANMFGTAAEPFTTMVYDELDATITKHLGKEHLITPDDVRGHYSTLEKAVLHNNWPAVKDVKGKFLFILDADDEKQAFYVKNHPSLNSRVLFINAKAGTPEAATMILNNPKDENIPNLVQKGYIIRTRADANTIQARSNDYTHFEAAKNSGAQIITTDYYVPSKLFKSDYHVSFENKTFVRKNPVTAK; from the coding sequence ATGATGTATTATAGATTTGCTTTAATTCTTTTTTTGATGTTTTCCTATGGAAGTGCTCAACAAGATACTTTAAGAATAAATCAACTTCAAGTTATTGGATCTCACAATAGCTATAAGAAAGCTATTAATCCGAAGCTTTTTGACTATTTGACTGAAAAAGATAGCACAAACCGTATGTATGCTTTACAATACCAGCATATTCCTATTTTACAACAATTAGATATGGGCTTACGTAACTTGGAATTAGATGTATATGCAGATGCTGAGGGTGGGCGTTTTGCACACCCAAAAGGTTTAGATTTGGTTAAAGACCAACCTAGCTATGATTTAGAAGGAAAAATGAATATACCTGGTTTTAAAATGTTTCATGTTATGGATATTGATTTTAGAAGTGAGTATGATTTGTTTTCTGATTGTTTAGATGATTTAAAAAAATGGTCGGAAGCACATCCCAATCATGAACCTATTTTTATAACCTTAGAACCCAAAGAAGATAAAGCTAATATGTTTGGCACCGCGGCAGAACCTTTTACAACGATGGTTTACGACGAATTAGATGCTACAATTACTAAACATTTAGGGAAAGAACATCTTATTACACCAGATGATGTTAGAGGGCATTATTCGACTTTGGAAAAAGCAGTTTTACATAACAATTGGCCTGCAGTAAAAGATGTTAAAGGTAAATTCTTATTTATTTTAGATGCTGATGATGAAAAACAAGCATTTTATGTAAAAAATCATCCTTCTTTAAACAGCAGGGTATTATTTATAAATGCTAAAGCAGGAACACCCGAAGCTGCTACTATGATTTTGAATAACCCTAAAGATGAGAACATTCCAAACCTAGTTCAAAAGGGATATATTATTAGAACACGTGCAGATGCGAATACTATACAGGCCAGATCTAATGATTATACACATTTTGAAGCAGCAAAAAATTCGGGTGCACAAATAATAACAACCGATTATTATGTACCTAGTAAACTTTTTAAAAGTGACTATCATGTTTCATTTGAAAACAAAACTTTTGTGAGAAAAAATCCTGTAACTGCAAAATAG
- a CDS encoding transposase family protein has protein sequence MDHYLELLKLILPEFLINHFDLVKHTKNGEVMHLYFEEQNATPKEESKRTLIAHGFHKEVTIQDFPLRGNTVYLHVKRRRWLDKTTKQVVQRDWNLVAQGTRMTSEFAAFLKEINQY, from the coding sequence TTGGACCATTATCTAGAACTACTCAAACTTATTTTACCTGAATTTCTAATCAACCATTTTGATCTTGTAAAGCATACTAAAAATGGCGAAGTCATGCATCTTTACTTTGAAGAACAAAATGCAACACCTAAAGAAGAATCTAAACGCACATTAATTGCGCATGGTTTTCATAAAGAAGTAACCATCCAAGATTTTCCTTTACGAGGCAATACAGTTTACCTGCATGTTAAGCGTCGCAGATGGTTAGACAAGACCACCAAACAAGTCGTGCAGAGAGATTGGAACTTAGTAGCACAGGGAACTCGTATGACATCAGAGTTCGCTGCTTTTTTAAAAGAAATTAATCAATACTAG
- a CDS encoding transposase: MGHFYGVDGKKLQRQYKDYLSDFKDWNQKKHAKQYLIFPENIGSHLSIDETALSKGELYTIITNKKAKGKKGSIVAIFSGTKVEPIIEQLLKLSAKKRTKVKEITLDMANSMKTIAKKCFPKAIQVTDRFHVQKLALEALQDIRIKYRWDAIDLENENIKLARANHKTYKQEVFDNGDTRKQLLARSRYLLYKAPSNWTENQYQRSKILFDQYPDIQLAFNLVQGLRNIFNTAKSVETAYTKLAHWYKDVEQSGFRAFNTIANTITLNYRSILNYFINRSTNASAESFNAKIKAFRAQFRGVKNIEFFLFRLTTIFA, encoded by the coding sequence ATAGGACATTTTTATGGCGTTGATGGTAAAAAACTACAACGTCAGTATAAAGATTATTTAAGTGATTTTAAAGACTGGAATCAGAAGAAACATGCAAAACAATATCTCATCTTTCCTGAAAATATAGGAAGCCATTTATCTATTGATGAGACTGCTTTGTCAAAGGGAGAACTCTACACCATCATTACCAACAAAAAAGCCAAAGGTAAAAAAGGAAGTATCGTTGCCATTTTTTCTGGCACTAAAGTAGAACCTATTATAGAACAGCTTCTTAAATTATCAGCAAAGAAAAGAACGAAGGTTAAAGAGATTACACTAGACATGGCTAACTCAATGAAAACTATCGCTAAAAAATGTTTCCCAAAAGCCATACAGGTTACTGATCGGTTTCATGTACAGAAATTAGCCTTGGAAGCACTACAAGATATAAGAATCAAATATAGGTGGGACGCCATAGATCTAGAAAACGAAAACATAAAACTTGCCAGAGCAAATCACAAGACCTATAAACAAGAGGTCTTTGATAATGGAGATACCAGAAAACAACTCTTAGCAAGAAGCAGGTATTTACTCTACAAAGCACCCTCTAATTGGACGGAAAATCAATACCAGAGAAGCAAAATACTCTTCGATCAATATCCTGATATCCAACTAGCATTTAACCTAGTTCAAGGCCTTAGAAATATTTTCAATACAGCAAAATCAGTAGAAACTGCATACACAAAGCTAGCGCATTGGTATAAAGATGTTGAACAATCTGGATTTAGAGCATTCAATACAATAGCAAATACGATAACCCTAAACTATAGATCTATACTTAACTATTTCATCAATCGAAGTACAAATGCTTCTGCTGAATCTTTTAACGCAAAGATAAAAGCCTTTAGAGCCCAGTTTAGAGGTGTCAAAAATATAGAATTTTTCCTTTTTAGATTAACCACTATTTTTGCTTAA